The Panicum hallii strain FIL2 chromosome 9, PHallii_v3.1, whole genome shotgun sequence genome has a window encoding:
- the LOC112876954 gene encoding zinc finger CCHC domain-containing protein 10-like, which yields MSGNDDKSQAAADRIKAAALSAAKGLSRAQAERAATAAARNVNAYGQKEEGPSRWQERKEAKRQMYLMSTEKAAILGTVKTKASEASSGGAYTQCQKCFQHGHWTYECKNERVYMSRPSRTQQLKNPKLKKSVPVSYQFENPDLIKEREAEKKLMEEKRKKEKSERRKGKSKRKHRSPSDSGSNSSDASVFDSDSESSVTGSEYSSRSSSSYSSSDSEDKKQHHRRKQKKRRHRRDSTSSASSESESASDSDSDDKGSRRKSKRRSSRR from the coding sequence ATGTCTGGAAATGATGATAAGTCCCAGGCTGCGGCAGATCGAATAAAAGCAGCTGCATTATCAGCAGCTAAGGGATTGAGCAGGGCTCAAGCTGAGCGCGCTGCGACTGCAGCAGCCCGCAATGTCAATGCCTATGGGCAGAAGGAAGAGGGGCCAAGCCGCTGGCAGGAGAGGAAGGAAGCTAAGAGACAGATGTATCTGATGAGTACAGAGAAGGCTGCGATACTGGGTACCGTGAAGACAAAAGCTTCAGAAGCTTCTTCTGGCGGGGCATATACCCAATGTCAGAAGTGTTTCCAGCATGGTCACTGGACCTATGAGTGCAAAAATGAGCGGGTGTACATGTCACGTCCCTCCAGAACACAGCAGCTTAAGAATCCCAAGTTGAAGAAAAGTGTACCTGTTTCTTATCAATTCGAGAATCCTGATCTTATAAAGGAGAGGGAAGCGGAGAAGAAGTTGATGGAAGAAAAAAGGAAGAAGGAAAAATCTgaaagaagaaagggcaagAGCAAGAGGAAGCATCGTTCACCTAGCGATTCTGGTAGCAATAGCAGTGATGCTTCAGTGTTTGACTCTGACTCCGAATCATCGGTGACTGGCTCTGAATATTCTTCCAGAAGCAGTTCAAGTTACAGCTCCTCGGACTCAGAGGACAAGAAGCAGCATCACAGGAGGAAGCAAAAGAAGAGAAGGCACCGGAGGGACAGCACATCATCAGCTTCATCTGAATCTGAATCTGCATCAGACAGCGATTCTGATGACAAGGGCAGCCGGAGGAAGAGCAAAAGGCGTAGCAGTAGGCGCTGA